Proteins from a genomic interval of Clostridium scatologenes:
- a CDS encoding phage portal protein — protein sequence MQTLEQYIQNKYNSANDWFVNEVNQPWHMNRVSKVLQNRDYLKGVHKILEREDSKWKGEVFNTTKLILQESKTILNFHDTYLLGKKVSLTGSDDIVATFNNVYRKGKYNKIDFDILRKVNRFGDIFEYVYLDGGVIKSKLINSEDSYPIFSEDTGEYIGFIEYYTMDSNKVSYYNVYYMDHVECYNNENSELQLINEYNNISGLPIHYKNFNDYDEHCGLSELEDIKPILDQLEDILSKMTDAVYTLSLNPIPVSVGQRIEGTIPSDACGYSISIDAGEFKFVNAQMDYSTIKLLLDTLHKKLETIAGIPSVALGNSNVANVSEVSLSMLYSLASVKAMINEQWLREGFETRWEIIRKLLALQGIVFSEDEFIDCEFNYSRPINNQETLSNIKTQFDMGAISLQTIIEKSYLTNDVTGEMDRIEKEKINNVQQDLNNTSDIK from the coding sequence ATGCAGACACTAGAACAATATATACAGAATAAATATAATAGTGCAAATGATTGGTTTGTTAATGAAGTAAATCAGCCTTGGCACATGAATAGAGTTAGTAAGGTACTCCAAAATAGGGACTACTTAAAAGGAGTGCATAAAATATTAGAAAGAGAAGATAGTAAATGGAAAGGCGAAGTATTTAATACAACTAAATTAATACTACAGGAATCTAAAACAATTTTAAATTTTCATGATACTTATTTGCTAGGTAAAAAGGTTTCTTTAACTGGAAGTGACGATATTGTGGCGACGTTTAACAATGTATATAGAAAAGGAAAATACAATAAAATTGATTTTGATATATTAAGGAAAGTTAACAGGTTTGGAGATATATTTGAATATGTTTATTTAGATGGTGGAGTAATTAAAAGTAAATTAATCAATAGTGAAGATAGTTATCCAATATTTTCAGAAGATACTGGGGAATATATAGGCTTCATTGAATATTACACTATGGATAGTAATAAGGTAAGTTACTATAATGTTTATTATATGGATCATGTTGAATGTTATAATAATGAAAATTCGGAATTACAATTAATAAATGAATATAATAATATTAGTGGTTTACCAATACATTATAAGAATTTTAATGATTATGATGAACATTGTGGCCTAAGTGAATTAGAGGATATAAAACCAATACTTGACCAATTAGAGGATATATTAAGCAAAATGACGGATGCAGTATATACATTAAGCTTAAATCCCATTCCTGTCAGTGTGGGACAGCGTATTGAGGGAACTATACCTTCAGATGCTTGTGGTTATAGTATTAGTATTGATGCAGGTGAGTTCAAATTTGTCAACGCACAAATGGACTATTCTACTATAAAACTATTATTAGATACTTTACATAAGAAACTTGAAACAATAGCGGGTATTCCAAGTGTTGCTTTAGGTAATAGCAATGTAGCTAATGTTTCAGAAGTATCATTAAGTATGCTATATAGTTTGGCAAGTGTTAAAGCTATGATAAATGAACAATGGTTAAGAGAAGGCTTTGAAACTAGATGGGAAATTATAAGGAAACTATTAGCATTACAAGGTATTGTATTTTCTGAGGATGAATTTATTGACTGTGAATTTAATTATAGTAGACCTATAAATAATCAAGAAACTTTGAGTAACATTAAAACACAATTTGATATGGGAGCTATTAGTTTACAGACTATAATAGAGAAGTCATATCTAACAAATGATGTTACTGGAGAAATGGACAGGATTGAAAAGGAAAAAATAAATAATGTGCAGCAGGACTTGAATAATACAAGTGATATTAAATAG